In Gossypium arboreum isolate Shixiya-1 chromosome 5, ASM2569848v2, whole genome shotgun sequence, a single genomic region encodes these proteins:
- the LOC108453705 gene encoding U-box domain-containing protein 30-like, translated as MYQPSSRKEADMRLDSQVLDLETAVKDGILGGNCGVISTGFGLKKLDLKLMVEELESIDMPTVFICPISLEPMRDPVTLCTGQTYERSNIVKWFSLGHYTCPTTMQELWDDSVTPNKTLQQLIYSWFSQKYLAMKKRSEDVQGRVKEVLENLKKVKGQARVQALKELRQVVQAHGTALKTVAENGGIAFISSLLGPFTTHAVGSEVIGILVNFNLDLDSKSDLLQPAKISLIVDILNEGSIETKINCTRLIGMLMEGNDFASQNVASLSLLVGLLRLVKDKKHQSGVLSGLILLKTVCSNESVRNSFVNVGAVPQLVELMPGLNNECLELVLRILELLSSIPEGRLALKDCPNTIPNVVKLLMKASENCTQLALSILWSICKFAPEECASLAVDAGLAAKLLLVIQSGYDPVLKQRSAELLKLCSLNFTDNIFISKCKLTRTIE; from the coding sequence ATGTATCAACCTTCCAGTCGAAAAGAAGCTGACATGAGGCTTGATAGCCAAGTTCTAGATCTAGAAACGGCTGTAAAAGATGGGATTTTGGGAGGAAATTGTGGGGTGATATCCACTGGTTTTGGTTTAAAGAAATTGGATCTGAAGTTAATGGTCGAAGAGCTTGAGTCCATTGATATGCCTACGGTTTTCATATGTCCAATTTCTTTGGAGCCAATGCGAGACCCTGTGACCCTTTGCACTGGTCAAACCTACGAGAGATCCAACATTGTTAAATGGTTCTCATTAGGCCATTACACATGTCCCACCACAATGCAAGAGCTTTGGGATGATTCGGTGACTCCAAATAAAACCCTTCAGCAGCTAATTTATAGTTGGTTTTCACAGAAGTATTTGGCTATGAAGAAGAGGTCAGAGGATGTGCAAGGAAGGGTCAAAGAGGTTTTGGAGAATTTGAAGAAAGTTAAGGGTCAAGCTAGAGTTCAAGCACTTAAAGAGCTTAGGCAAGTGGTTCAAGCTCATGGGACAGCTTTGAAGACTGTAGCGGAAAATGGAGGCATTGCTTTCATTTCATCTTTGCTTGGTCCTTTTACAACCCATGCTGTTGGCTCAGAGGTGATTGGTATTCTTGTGAACTTCAATCTTGATTTAGATTCCAAGTCTGATTTGTTGCAACCTGCTAAAATATCTTTGATAGTTGATATTTTAAATGAAGGGTCGATTGAGACCAAGATTAACTGTACTAGGTTGATTGGAATGTTGATGGAAGGGAATGATTTTGCATCCCAAAATGTTGCAAGTTTGAGTCTTTTAGTTGGTTTGTTGAGGTTAGTGAAAGATAAAAAGCACCAAAGTGGGGTTTTATCTGGACTCATTTTACTCAAAACAGTTTGTTCTAATGAATCAGTTAGGAACTCTTTTGTCAATGTTGGGGCAGTCCCTCAATTGGTTGAATTGATGCCTGGTTTGAACAATGAATGTTTGGAATTAGTCCTTCGTATATTGGAACTTTTGTCAAGTATTCCAGAAGGAAGATTGGCTCTAAAAGATTGTCCAAATACCATACCAAATGTGGTGAAATTATTGATGAAAGCTTCTGAAAACTGTACTCAGCTTGCATTGTCAATACTCTGGTCCATATGCAAGTTTGCACCAGAGGAATGCGCTTCACTTGCTGTTGATGCTGGTCTAGCTGCAAAGCTCCTTCTAGTTATACAGAGTGGTTATGATCCCGTGTTGAAGCAACGGTCGGCCGAGTTATTGAAACTGTGTAGCCTAAATTTCACTGATAACATCTTTATTTCCAAGTGTAAGCTTACACGAACTATTGAATGA
- the LOC108450635 gene encoding uncharacterized protein LOC108450635: MEVSQKINGKKRLPSIPSNYVTLLQLQERWIKEKEGKQKGKEEKQETQQQHEEKETNFEERVNDEVSGRESRKNRQIPRFDRGNGKHVAEGKPRDEKTAAAKDFDNENEGKELKKRWKSKNKKRNEMKEKARAANEGEELTGGTSKAPLPTGVEHSKGEEKLIGDELQAPELTSVEEENIEARSELGLSSIPRTHDRTEEIGRKFQAMSMNGEIRRGDHRRYGGQNVHLNYRGGKSERNRRYNGVKFDRRGEGNQRNEGMAWVRKGEVKDQNVSAIQSSGCSSKD, from the coding sequence ATGGAGGTGTCCCAAAAAATCAATGGGAAAAAGAGGTTGCCTTCAATTCCGTCAAATTATGTTACTCTCCTTCAACTACAAGAACGATGGATCAAAGAGAAAGAAGGAAAGCAGAAGGGAAAGGAAGAGAAACAAGAGACTCAGCAGCAACACGAGGAAAAGGAAACAAATTTTGAAGAGCGAGTGAATGACGAGGTTTCTGGAAGAGAGAGCCGTAAGAATAGGCAGATTCCTCGATTTGATCGGGGTAACGGGAAGCATGTAGCGGAAGGGAAGCCCAGGGATGAGAAAACCGCCGCGGCCAAAGATTTCGACAATGAGAATGAAGGCAAGGAATTGAAGAAAAGGTGGAAATCGAAGAACAAGAAAAGGAACGAGATGAAGGAAAAAGCTAGGGCAGCTAACGAGGGGGAGGAACTGACGGGAGGTACTAGTAAGGCGCCGCTACCTACTGGTGTGGAGCATAGTAAAGGGGAGGAGAAGCTGATCGGAGATGAACTCCAGGCTCCGGAGCTGACGAGTGTTGAGGAAGAGAATATTGAGGCGAGAAGTGAGTTAGGACTGAGTTCCATTCCAAGAACCCATGACCGTACGGAGGAGATTGGACGGAAATTTCAAGCAATGTCGATGAACGGTGAGATCAGAAGAGGGGATCATCGTAGATATGGTGGGCAAAATGTTCATCTCAACTATCGTGGTGGCAAGTCGGAGCGGAATAGGAGATATAATGGCGTAAAGTTTGATAGGCGTGGAGAAGGGAATCAGAGGAATGAAGGGATGGCTTGGGTCAGGAAAGGGGAAGTTAAAGATCAAAATGTCAGTGCAATTCAAAGCTCGGGTTGCTCTTCTAAGGATTGA
- the LOC108453704 gene encoding growth-regulating factor 1-like — MDFGVVGFEGFIGSETATGFSSLGSDHQETSQKWYGSGGLFKQERSCNNEDELRSSKLAKIHDDFSGSSKPLMFHHRNTSLRSNASIFFDEQEEQQMLSFSAPKPDALSVDRSSKNVTFPHIYLTGYNNGGFNGANMHGVCKGPFTPCQWMELEHQALILKYILANVPVPSNLLLPIRKSLDSTDFSSFSGGLFRSNTSMGWGAFQFGFSNNTDPEPGRCRRTDGKKWRCSRDAVAGQKYCERHMNRGRHRSRKPVEGQPGHSVTATAATTSKLMPNVSSSSASAVGPVGGSGEPNSLTSARQKYENLQPGGTSNLSAAASLNRSILNKDTVGEKMPYTAAGLSMISPNGDLKSKENPFLIPKQPISYEENLRNGFGVVSSGELNPSHKSSSMINSRNFGSSQDLTSQETDSQQSFRWFIDDRPKSQSHCSAISWPELDVQSYRTQLSVSIPMAASDFTSTTSSPNNENLTSSPLRLSREFDPINIGLGVGNVVNESNQKQANWIPVSWGTSIGGPLGEALHSNGNTMVDLKNSSLLNLMTEGSENSPLVGSSPTGVLQKTTFASLSNSSAGSSPENNKTHEGVSHCNDLLGSNLLESSSLPAT; from the exons aTGGATTTTGGGGTAGTGGGTTTTGAGGGGTTTATAGGTTCAGAGACTGCAACTGGTTTTTCCTCTCTTGGTTCAGACCATCAAGAGACAAGCCAAAAGTGGTACGGATCTGGGGGTTTGTTCAAGCAAGAGAGATCTTGCAACAATGAAGATGAGTTGAGGAGTTCAAAACTGGCCAAAATTCATGATGATTTTTCAGGCTCTTCTAAGCCATTGATGTTCCACCACAGAAATACTTCATTGAGATCCAATGCCTCTATCTTCTTTGATGAACAAGAAGAGCAACAAATGCTGAGCTTCTCAGCCCCAAAACCAGATGCTCTTTCAGTGGATAGAAGCTCCAAAAATGTCACATTTCCTCACATTTACCTCACAG GGTACAACAACGGAGGATTTAATGGTGCAAACATGCATGGAGTGTGTAAAGGTCCATTCACTCCATGTCAATGGATGGAGCTTGAACACCAGGCTTTGATCTTAAAGTACATACTTGCAAATGTGCCTGTACCTTCTAATCTTCTCCTCCCTATAAGAAAATCCCTTGATTCTACCGATTTCTCGAGCTTTTCTGGTGGACTCTTCAGATCCAATACTT CGATGGGATGGGGAGCTTTTCAATTTGGGTTCTCAAACAACACTGATCCAGAGCCAGGAAGGTGTCGCAGAACCGATGGAAAGAAATGGCGGTGCTCGAGAGATGCTGTTGCTGGCCAGAAGTACTGCGAGCGGCACATGAACAGAGGTCGCCATCGTTCAAGAAAGCCTGTGGAAGGCCAACCCGGCCATTCCGTCACAGCCACTGCCGCCACTACTTCCAAGCTGATGCCTAATGTCTCATCCTCTTCAGCATCAGCGGTAGGGCCAGTTGGTGGTAGCGGTGAGCCCAACAGCCTCACCAGTGCTCGGCAGAAGTACGAGAATTTGCAGCCTGGTGGCACATCTAATCTTTCTGCTGCAGCTTCACTGAACAG GTCGATTCTGAATAAAGACACTGTAGGTGAAAAAATGCCTTATACTGCAGCAGGACTCTCCATGATATCCCCCAATGGTGACTTAAAATCTAAAGAAAACCCTTTCTTGATTCCAAAGCAACCAATCTCATACGAAGAGAACTTGAGAAATGGGTTTGGAGTTGTTTCCTCTGGCGAGCTCAATCCTTCCCATAAAAGCTCTTCCATGATTAACAGCAGAAATTTTGGTTCATCTCAAGATCTTACTAGCCAAGAAACTGATTCCCAGCAATCCTTTCGTTGGTTCATTGATGATCGGCCTAAAAGTCAGTCTCATTGCTCTGCCATTTCCTGGCCCGAACTTGATGTTCAATCATACAGGACTCAACTTTCCGTATCAATCCCCATGGCTGCCTCAGATTTTACGTCCACAACTTCCTCTCCCAACAACGAAAATTTAACTTCGTCACCTCTCCGATTATCTCGTGAGTTTGACCCAATAAACATTGGATTGGGAGTGGGTAATGTAGTTAATGAATCAAACCAGAAGCAAGCAAACTGGATTCCAGTCTCTTGGGGGACTTCTATTGGTGGCCCTCTTGGTGAGGCTCTGCACAGTAACGGCAACACCATGGTGGACTTAAAGAACTCATCACTATTGAACCTAATGACTGAGGGCTCGGAAAATAGTCCTCTGGTCGGATCATCTCCAACTGGGGTCTTACAAAAGACAACCTTTGCTTCCCTTTCGAATAGCAGTGCTGGAAGCAGTCCAGAGAATAACAAGACTCACGAAGGCGTTAGCCATTGCAATGATCTCCTTGGTTCAAACCTTCTTGAATCTTCCTCTTTGCCTGCTACATAG
- the LOC108450636 gene encoding uncharacterized protein LOC108450636, with product MKSKGHNRKPGTRNKFIRYLKVPFKALGKARDFYVRSLTSCASRIGHGHCPSHFPVEYYELPRSFCESSSPMRNVNKDDDKTELIRAASVRSSSYGNEMDMFSPKQLRLKMRSRGLPKNMGRIDEDKPCVFEDNDVVFEMKRKCRIKSQHQQPMSKYKRKV from the coding sequence ATGAAGAGCAAGGGGCATAACCGAAAACCTGGAACTCGTAACAAGTTCATCCGGTACCTCAAAGTTCCTTTCAAAGCTTTGGGGAAAGCCAGGGATTTTTATGTTAGAAGTTTGACAAGTTGTGCTTCAAGAATCGGCCATGGACATTGCCCCAGTCATTTCCCGGTGGAATACTATGAGTTGCCGAGGAGCTTTTGCGAAAGCTCATCCCCAATGCGTAATGTCAACAAAGATGATGATAAAACAGAGCTTATTAGGGCCGCATCTGTTAGGAGCTCCAGTTATGGAAATGAAATGGACATGTTTTCGCCAAAGCAACTGAGGTTGAAGATGAGATCAAGAGGGTTGCCAAAGAACATGGGCAGAATTGATGAAGACAAGCCTTGTGTATTTGAAGATAACGATGTTgtttttgaaatgaaaagaaagtgTCGTATCAAATCCCAGCATCAGCAACCTATGTCCAAATACAAACGTAAGGTGTGA